In Dendropsophus ebraccatus isolate aDenEbr1 chromosome 14, aDenEbr1.pat, whole genome shotgun sequence, the following proteins share a genomic window:
- the LOC138771841 gene encoding keratin, type I cytoskeletal 19-like gives MSINEKETMQHLNQRLSSYLDKVHSLEQENTQLEKKICEWYANNAPTTLPDSSQYFRTIQDLQNEIVSTNVDNARIVLQIDNAQLAADDLRNKYEMEFNSRRSVEADVGSLRRALEELNMQRQDLEIQVRCLQEELHQLKSNHEEEVNSLRTQLGARVNVEVDAAPSIDLNKVLSEVREQYENLMERNLREVESIFLARSEELNSEVSSGAEQLESVSNDLIDLKRSAQTLEIEFQSQLSMKSALENTLAETESTFGSQLAQLQAMIDNIESQLGQVRSDLERHNYEYKLLMDQKTHLEMEIATYKQLLDGHDIHVPAHQGIEYKEMPKDYCASVNDKLIQFAVKVSNSPCVDNEINEAIKGATQEATPKCLDMFLQLIMEVPISLTMEDPICLIMEALICPTTQEEPIMEALICPTI, from the exons ATGAGCATCAATGAGAAGGAAACCATGCAACATCTGAACCAGAGACTATCATCCTATCTAGATAAAGTCCATTCTTTGGAGCAGGAGAACACCCAATTGGAGAAAAAGATCTGTGAGTGGTATGCCAACAATGCGCCCACTACTTTGCCTGATTCCAGCCAATACTTTAGGACAATCCAAGATCTCCAAAATGAG ATAGTTTCCACCAATGTGGATAATGCACGTATCGTCCTGCAAATAGACAATGCACAGCTGGCAGCAGATGACTTGAGAAACAA ATATGAGATGGAGTTCAACTCAAGACGTAGCGTGGAAGCAGATGTTGGCAGCCTTCGAAGAGCCCTAGAAGAGCTCAACATGCAAAGGCAAGACTTGGAGATACAAGTGCGATGCCTTCAAGAGGAGCTCCACCAATTGAAAAGCAACCATGAAGAG gaGGTAAACTCTCTGAGGACCCAACTAGGTGCTAGAGTGAATGTGGAAGTAGATGCTGCTCCGTCTATAGATCTAAACAAAGTTCTGTCTGAGGTTAGAGAGCAATATGAGAACCTGATGGAAAGAAACCTCAGAGAGGTGGAGAGCATATTCCTTGCAAGG AGTGAAGAACTGAACAGCGAAGTGTCCTCTGGTGCTGAACAACTGGAATCAGTTAGTAATGACCTTATTGACCTAAAACGCTCCGCGCAGACCCTGGAAATCGAGTTTCAAAGTCAACTGAGCATG AAATCAGCTCTGGAGAACACTTTGGCAGAAACCGAATCCACCTTTGGTTCCCAGCTTGCCCAATTACAAGCAATGATAGATAACATTGAGTCGCAACTTGGCCAGGTACGTTCTGATCTAGAACGTCACAATTATGAATACAAGTTGCTCATGGACCAGAAGACCCACCTGGAGATGGAGATCGCTACATACAAACAACTGCTGGATGGACatgacataca TGTCCCAGCTCATCAAGGCATTGAATACAAAGAGA TGCCTAAAGATTATTGTGCCTCTGTGAATGATAAGCTAATTCAGTTTGCAGTAAAAGTGTCTAACAGCCCATGCGTAGACAATGAAATAAATG AGGCCATAAAGGGAGCAACACAGGAAGCCACTCCAAAATGTTTAGACATGTTTCTACAGCTCATCATGGAGGTTCCCATTTCTCTCACCATGGAGGATCCCATTTGCTTAATCATGGAAGCTCTCATCTGCCCCACCACTCAGGAGGAACCCATCATGGAAGCTCTCATTTGTCCCACCATTTAG
- the LOC138771840 gene encoding keratin, type I cytoskeletal 19-like, which produces MSHFSSRSIVGSCHYPKASSYISSHHGSIHKVHHKSSSSSHSGGHYKAPMAHGGSKVTFSAHSSAGYHGHKSHSHGSHIRISESHHGWKSSGLLSINEKETLQQLNSRLSCYLEKVRSLEQENAQLERKICEWYANNAPSNLPDSSNYFKTIMELQSQVFSATVGNARIVLQIDNGQLAADDFRNKYEVERNLRNHVEADVAKLQKALEGLNMQRRDLEIQVQCLQEELIQIKSRNEEEINSLQSQLGARVNVELNAAPSVDLNRVLSEVREEYENLMERNLREVENIFLNRTAELNQEMSSGAAQLQCVNNEVIDLRRTVQTLEIELQSQLNLKSALESTLLETEAAFSSQLAQLQEMINSLEGQLAKIRSELERLNHDYQLLMDQKTHLEMEIATYKRLLEGHDIKFFSIKSNPELVKI; this is translated from the exons ATGAGCCATTTCTCCTCCAGATCTATCGTGGGTTCCTGCCATTATCCTAAAGCATCCAGCTACATCTCATCACATCATGGAAGCATCCATAAGGTCCACCACAAGAGTTCCTCCAGTTCCCATTCTGGTGGTCACTACAAAGCTCCAATGGCCCATGGAGGCTCAAAGGTCACCTTTTCTGCCCATTCTTCTGCTGGTTATCATGGGCATAAGAGCCACAGTCATGGAAGCCACATCAGAATCTCAGAGAGCCACCATGGATGGAAAAGCTCTGGCCTCCTCAGTATAAATGAGAAAGAAACCTTACAACAACTCAACAGTAGGCTATCATGCTACTTGGAAAAAGTGCGCTCTTTAGAACAAGAGAATGCCCAACTGGAGAGGAAGATCTGTGAATGGTATGCAAACAACGCACCCAGCAACCTGCCTGACTCCAGCAACTACTTCAAGACCATCATGGAGCTTCAGAGCCAG GTCTTCTCAGCCACCGTGGGGAATGCCCGCATTGTATTACAAATAGACAATGGCCAGCTGGCAGCAGATGACTTTAGAAACAA GTATGAGGTGGAAAGAAACTTGAGGAACCATGTTGAGGCAGATGTTGCAAAGCTTCAGAAAGCACTTGAGGGGCTCAACATGCAAAGAAGAGATTTGGAAATACAAGTCCAATGTCTCCAAGAAGAGCTTATACAAATTAAGAGCAGAAATGAGGAG GAAATCAATTCTCTGCAATCACAACTGGGAGCCAGAGTCAATGTGGAACTTAATGCTGCTCCATCTGTAGATCTGAACAGAGTCCTGTCTGAAGTCAGAGAAGAATATGAGAACCTGATGGAGAGAAATTTGAGGGAGGTGGAGAACATTTTCCTTAACAGG ACTGCAGAGCTGAACCAAGAGATGTCCTCAGGGGCCGCACAACTTCAGTGTGTTAATAATGAAGTCATTGACCTGAGGCGCACCGTACAGACCCTGGAAATTGAACTGCAAAGCCAACTCAACCTG AAATCCGCTCTGGAGTCCACGTTATTGGAAACTGAAGCCGCATTTAGCTCCCAGCTTGCCCAGTTACAAGAAATGATCAACAGCCTTGAAGGCCAACTAGCCAAGATACGATCCGAATTGGAACGTCTAAATCATGACTATCAGCTGCTCATGGATCAGAAGACTCACCTGGAGATGGAGATTGCAACCTACAAACGTCTTCTGGAAGGACATGATATCAA GTTTTTTAGCATTAAGTCTAATCCGGAACTtgtaaaaatctaa
- the LOC138771842 gene encoding keratin, type I cuticular Ha6-like: MSNSGGHGGWKNDGLLSINEKQTMQILNERLSSYLDKVSALEQENAQLERKICEWYVNNAPSSLPDSSQYFRMISELQNQIAGTTLENARIILQIDNARLAADDFQDKYAMELSMRNNAEADVNALRRVLEELNRDICDLQMQVQNLQEELQEMKRNHEEEVNVLRAQLGARINVELNAAPSIDLNRALSEIRDEYENLMERNLRDAENMFRQRSEELNRQVTSGSEQLQSVQTEVIELKRTVQTLEIELQSQLSMTSALESTLAETQATFSSQIGQLQAMINNVESQLAQIRSDLERQNHEYKILMDQKTHLEMEIATYKRLLDGHDIQYVDL; this comes from the exons ATGAGCAACTCAGGAGGCCATGGTGGTTGGAAGAATGATGGTCTACTCAGTATTAATGAAAAACAAACCATGCAGATATTGAACGAGCGCTTATCTTCCTACTTGGACAAAGTCAGTGCCCTTGAACAGGAGAATGCCCAACTGGAGCGTAAGATCTGTGAGTGGTATGTTAACAATGCCCCCAGTTCTCTGCCTGACTCTAGCCAGTACTTTAGGATGATCTCGGAACTGCAGAACCAG ATCGCTGGAACAACCTTGGAAAATGCAAGGATCATTCTCCAGATTGACAATGCTAGATTGGCTGCTGATGACTTCCAGGACAA GTATGCGATGGAGCTCAGCATGCGCAATAATGCGGAAGCTGATGTAAATGCCCTACGTAGGGTCCTGGAAGAACTTAACCGAGACATTTGTGATCTCCAAATGCAAGTTCAAAACCTCCAAGAAGAATTACAGGAGATGAAGAGAAATCATGAGGAG GAAGTGAACGTTCTCCGTGCTCAACTTGGAGCCAGAATTAATGTTGAATTGAATGCTGCCCCATCGATCGACTTGAATAGAGCCCTGTCTGAAATCCGAGATGAATATGAGAATCTGATGGAGAGAAACCTGAGAGATGCAGAGAACATGTTCAGGCAAAGG AGTGAAGAACTGAACCGTCAGGTGACTTCAGGTTCTGAACAACTACAATCTGTCCAAACTGAGGTTATTGAACTGAAACGCACCGTCCAGACCCTGGAGATTGAACTGCAGAGCCAACTAAGCATG ACATCAGCCCTGGAAAGCACTTTGGCAGAGACTCAAGCTACCTTCAGTTCCCAAATCGGCCAGTTACAAGCAATGATCAACAATGTGGAGTCTCAGTTGGCGCAGATCAGGTCTGATCTAGAACGTCAGAACCACGAGTACAAAATCCTAATGGACCAGAAAACCCACCTGGAGATGGAGATCGCCACTTACAAACGTCTTCTGGATGGCCATGATATCCAGTATGTAGATCTTTAA